Proteins from a single region of Hymenobacter aquaticus:
- a CDS encoding potassium channel family protein — MWKRANLSRFVGAVLLTVLGFATGIIGFMTIEDYNFLDAVYMTMITISTVGFGELHPLSVAGRLFVSGYIFFNLLVIAYLVSVLTTYIFDGELRTIFKMFKTDQEIRGYHDHVIVCGFGRNGSKAYHELRASGARVVVVEQNQELLRDAADDNGATIPTVIGDATTDETLLAAGIQRARALITALPKDADNVFVALTARELNPNLKIIARASLKTSESKLLRAGADSVVMPDEIGGSHMANLVMRPEVIRFLEMMNGLGPNKLRLEELSYREIRREFQGLSIRELDIRSRTGATVIGLKQYTGEFTVSPSADTRPSPGDVLLVLGTEEQINALVGQFRV, encoded by the coding sequence ATGTGGAAACGCGCTAACCTGAGCCGCTTTGTGGGGGCCGTGCTGCTCACGGTGCTGGGGTTTGCCACGGGCATCATCGGCTTCATGACCATCGAGGACTACAACTTCCTCGACGCGGTGTACATGACGATGATTACCATCTCCACCGTGGGCTTCGGGGAGTTGCACCCGCTGTCGGTGGCCGGGCGGCTGTTCGTGTCGGGCTACATTTTCTTTAACCTGCTGGTCATTGCCTACCTCGTGTCGGTGCTCACGACCTATATCTTTGACGGCGAGCTGCGTACTATTTTCAAGATGTTCAAAACCGACCAGGAAATCCGGGGCTACCACGACCACGTCATCGTCTGCGGCTTCGGGCGCAACGGCAGCAAGGCCTACCACGAGCTGCGCGCCAGCGGGGCCCGGGTGGTAGTAGTCGAGCAAAACCAGGAGCTGCTGCGCGACGCGGCCGACGACAACGGGGCCACGATTCCCACCGTCATCGGCGACGCCACCACCGACGAAACCCTGCTGGCGGCCGGCATTCAGCGGGCCCGCGCCCTGATTACGGCCCTGCCCAAGGACGCCGACAACGTGTTTGTGGCCCTCACGGCCCGGGAGCTGAACCCGAACCTGAAAATCATTGCCCGGGCCAGCCTCAAGACTTCGGAAAGCAAGCTGCTGCGCGCCGGCGCCGACTCGGTGGTGATGCCCGACGAAATCGGGGGCTCCCACATGGCCAACCTGGTGATGCGGCCCGAGGTAATCCGCTTTCTGGAAATGATGAACGGCCTGGGCCCCAACAAGCTGCGCCTGGAGGAGCTGAGCTACCGCGAAATCCGCCGCGAGTTTCAGGGCCTCAGCATCCGGGAGCTGGACATCCGTTCCCGCACCGGGGCCACCGTCATCGGCCTGAAGCAGTACACCGGCGAGTTTACCGTGAGCCCCAGCGCCGACACCCGCCCCTCGCCCGGCGACGTGCTGCTGGTGCTGGGCACCGAGGAGCAGATCAACGCCCTGGTGGGCCAGTTTCGGGTCTGA
- the dnaG gene encoding DNA primase: protein MARIPKETVDQIIHHADIVEVVGDFVTLKRKGNNMWACCPFHHEKSPSFSVAPAKGLYKCFGCGKAGGVVQFIMDIEGTSYVEALKYLAKKYAIDIQEEEKTPEEQLVQNEKDSQFIVSNWAKDHYQKLLHETEEGESIGLSYLMQRGLNQTTIKTFELGYSLDQWDDLLKAAQKQGFEAKYLEKTGLTIVREDDPNRRYDRFRGRVMFPIHNVSGRVIGFGARTLKANDKTAKYLNSPESDIYHKSDVLYGLFQARQAIRTEEVCYLVEGYLDVLSLHQGGIKNVVASSGTSLTESQIRLIGRYTDNVTVLYDGDAAGIRASLRGIDMLLEGALNVRVVLFPDGDDPDSYIRKVGDQRFKDYLEKNSQDFISFKTRLVSQEAAHDPVKKAEAIREVLQSIAKVPDPIKRQVFLQQTSTTFGIDEQVLITEYNKLVKKDSQRAAPSSNGSQGGGGSGGGSYSQSGNRPYSSAPTTNNQQPTTKALSPEEEAEMAMYGASPDELAAASGGTPEADTDVEPVPDVLQACEREVVRLLLLYAAQPLTEDMAVAQYIFGQLEETPIQTPIYADLLHLCRQEMEQGRWPEVRTFIQHGRADIRLLVSDLATEKYELSPNWSTHQIYVPREVDQLQQACDNAILRLNKVNVQRELSVRLEALRHPMDELALLETLHTIKLLKKMDDDLGNMLGTVIPRVNG from the coding sequence TTGGCCCGTATCCCGAAAGAAACCGTTGACCAGATCATTCACCACGCCGACATCGTCGAGGTGGTGGGTGACTTCGTGACCCTGAAGCGCAAGGGTAATAATATGTGGGCCTGCTGCCCGTTTCACCACGAGAAGTCGCCGAGCTTCTCGGTGGCCCCGGCCAAGGGCCTCTACAAGTGCTTTGGCTGCGGCAAGGCCGGCGGGGTGGTGCAGTTCATCATGGACATCGAGGGCACCAGCTACGTGGAGGCCCTGAAGTATCTGGCGAAAAAGTACGCCATTGACATCCAGGAAGAGGAAAAGACGCCCGAGGAGCAGCTCGTCCAGAACGAGAAGGACTCCCAGTTTATCGTCTCCAACTGGGCCAAGGACCACTACCAGAAGCTGCTCCACGAAACCGAGGAAGGGGAGAGCATCGGGCTGAGCTACCTGATGCAGCGCGGCCTGAACCAGACCACCATCAAGACCTTCGAGCTGGGCTACTCGCTCGACCAGTGGGACGATTTGCTCAAGGCCGCTCAGAAGCAGGGGTTCGAGGCCAAGTACCTGGAGAAGACCGGCCTGACCATCGTGCGCGAGGACGACCCGAACCGGCGCTACGACCGGTTCCGGGGCCGGGTGATGTTCCCGATTCACAACGTTTCGGGCCGGGTTATCGGCTTCGGGGCCCGCACGCTCAAGGCCAACGACAAGACGGCCAAGTACCTCAACTCGCCCGAGTCCGACATCTACCACAAGTCGGACGTGCTCTACGGGCTGTTTCAGGCCCGGCAGGCCATCCGGACCGAGGAAGTGTGCTACCTGGTGGAAGGCTACCTCGACGTGCTGAGCCTGCACCAGGGCGGTATTAAGAACGTGGTAGCCTCGTCGGGTACCTCGCTCACCGAAAGCCAGATTCGCCTGATCGGGCGCTACACCGACAACGTGACGGTGCTCTACGATGGCGACGCGGCCGGCATCCGGGCCTCGCTGCGCGGCATCGACATGCTGCTCGAAGGGGCCCTGAACGTGCGCGTGGTGCTCTTCCCCGACGGCGACGACCCGGACAGCTACATCCGCAAAGTCGGCGACCAGCGCTTCAAGGACTACCTGGAAAAGAACAGCCAGGACTTTATTTCCTTCAAGACCCGCCTGGTGTCGCAGGAGGCGGCCCACGACCCGGTGAAGAAGGCCGAGGCCATCCGGGAAGTGCTCCAGAGCATTGCCAAAGTGCCCGACCCGATCAAGCGGCAGGTGTTTTTGCAGCAAACCAGCACCACCTTCGGCATCGACGAGCAGGTGCTCATCACCGAGTACAACAAGCTGGTTAAGAAGGATTCCCAGCGTGCCGCGCCCAGCAGCAACGGAAGCCAGGGCGGCGGTGGGAGCGGGGGTGGCAGTTATTCGCAGTCGGGCAACCGCCCGTATTCGTCTGCCCCAACAACTAACAACCAACAACCAACAACTAAAGCCCTCAGTCCCGAGGAAGAGGCCGAAATGGCCATGTACGGGGCCTCGCCCGACGAGCTGGCGGCGGCCAGCGGCGGCACCCCCGAGGCCGATACCGACGTGGAGCCCGTGCCCGACGTGTTGCAGGCCTGCGAGCGGGAAGTGGTGCGCCTGCTGCTGCTCTACGCCGCCCAGCCGCTCACCGAGGACATGGCCGTGGCCCAGTACATCTTCGGGCAGCTGGAAGAAACGCCCATCCAGACCCCGATTTACGCCGATCTGCTGCACCTCTGCCGTCAGGAAATGGAGCAGGGCCGCTGGCCCGAGGTGCGCACCTTCATCCAGCACGGCCGCGCGGATATTCGCTTGCTGGTCAGTGACTTGGCTACCGAGAAGTACGAGCTCAGCCCCAACTGGAGCACCCACCAGATCTACGTGCCCCGGGAAGTAGACCAGCTCCAGCAGGCCTGCGACAACGCCATTCTGCGCCTCAACAAGGTGAACGTGCAGCGGGAGCTGTCCGTCCGCCTCGAAGCCCTGCGCCACCCCATGGACGAGCTGGCTTTGCTCGAAACCCTGCACACCATTAAGCTGCTCAAGAAGATGGACGACGATTTGGGCAACATGCTCGGCACCGTCATTCCGCGCGTCAACGGGTAG
- a CDS encoding DUF4097 family beta strand repeat-containing protein — MKTPVYRPTRAFLSLLLLLTTLGVAAQSKEQLVVPLSAPGKPGLLKVKTVNGSITVVGYAGKDVLIDASAKGRNDDDDDDDQDRPRNGLKRVSGNANFDVTAEENDNRVTVKSSSWQQPVNLTIKVPQRFALQLSTVNDGDIVVENVSGELEVSNVNGDVVLRQVGGSAVANTVNGAIKATFKTVTGGAPMAFSTVNGQVDVTLPASTKAALKLKSDQGDVYSDFDLTAEKAPAPVKRTVQNGVYRLNADGWTYGKLNGGGAEIMMKSLMGDIFIRRAK; from the coding sequence ATGAAAACTCCAGTATACCGCCCGACGCGCGCTTTCCTGAGCCTCCTCCTGTTGCTGACCACGCTCGGAGTGGCGGCCCAAAGCAAGGAGCAGCTGGTGGTGCCCCTCAGCGCCCCCGGCAAGCCCGGCCTGCTAAAAGTCAAGACCGTGAACGGCTCCATTACCGTGGTGGGCTACGCGGGCAAAGACGTGCTCATCGACGCCTCGGCCAAGGGGCGCAACGACGACGACGACGACGACGACCAGGACCGCCCCCGCAACGGCCTGAAGCGGGTGTCGGGCAACGCCAACTTCGACGTAACGGCCGAGGAAAACGACAACCGCGTGACCGTCAAATCCAGCTCCTGGCAGCAGCCCGTGAACCTGACCATCAAGGTGCCCCAGCGCTTTGCCCTGCAGCTCAGCACCGTCAACGACGGCGACATCGTGGTCGAAAACGTGAGCGGGGAGCTGGAAGTCAGCAACGTGAACGGCGACGTGGTGCTGCGGCAGGTGGGCGGCTCGGCCGTGGCCAACACCGTGAACGGCGCCATCAAGGCCACGTTCAAAACCGTAACGGGGGGCGCGCCCATGGCGTTTTCCACCGTCAACGGCCAGGTCGACGTGACGCTGCCGGCCTCGACCAAAGCGGCCCTCAAGCTCAAATCCGACCAGGGCGACGTCTACAGCGACTTCGACCTGACCGCCGAAAAGGCCCCCGCGCCGGTGAAGCGCACCGTGCAGAACGGCGTCTACCGCCTCAACGCCGACGGCTGGACCTACGGCAAGCTCAACGGCGGCGGGGCCGAGATTATGATGAAGTCCCTGATGGGCGACATCTTTATCCGGCGGGCTAAGTAG
- a CDS encoding DUF4097 family beta strand repeat-containing protein, whose amino-acid sequence MKPTILPSLITLLVLLSSCQAQAQKREFKEEIRREFTLTADPGRSTLAIYNIDGPVRVQGTTGNKVVLEVTRIIRADTEADLALGKQEAVLGAYQRNDSVVAYLAGPYDSRPGFNRNRNSSRRDIDYHFTFEYVVKVPARMHLTVSTINNGAVLVQDVSGPLKARNINGAVTLRNVKGATEVGTINGNVVAEYGSSPTGKCSYSTINGDILVTYPADVAADVHFKSMHGELLTDFPNVENLPVQVVQNKTSTTAGTTYKLSKGTAVRLGKGGNDFRFETLNGDVTIKRRPE is encoded by the coding sequence ATGAAACCTACTATTCTCCCCAGCCTGATAACGCTGCTGGTACTGCTGTCTAGCTGCCAGGCCCAGGCCCAAAAGCGCGAGTTCAAGGAGGAAATCCGCCGCGAATTTACCCTGACGGCCGACCCGGGCCGCAGCACGCTGGCCATCTACAACATCGACGGGCCGGTGCGCGTGCAGGGCACCACGGGCAACAAAGTCGTGCTAGAAGTCACCCGCATCATCCGGGCCGACACCGAGGCCGACCTGGCGCTGGGCAAGCAGGAAGCCGTGCTGGGCGCCTACCAGCGCAACGACAGCGTGGTGGCCTACCTGGCCGGCCCCTACGACTCGCGGCCGGGCTTCAACCGGAACCGCAACTCAAGCCGGCGCGACATCGACTACCACTTCACCTTCGAATACGTGGTGAAAGTGCCCGCCCGGATGCATCTGACCGTATCGACCATCAACAACGGGGCCGTGCTGGTGCAGGACGTGAGCGGCCCGCTCAAGGCCCGCAACATCAACGGGGCCGTGACGCTGCGCAACGTGAAGGGAGCCACCGAAGTCGGCACCATCAACGGCAACGTGGTGGCGGAGTATGGGAGCAGCCCCACCGGCAAGTGCTCCTACAGCACCATCAACGGCGACATCCTAGTGACGTACCCGGCCGATGTGGCGGCCGACGTGCACTTTAAAAGCATGCACGGCGAGCTGCTCACCGACTTTCCCAACGTGGAAAACCTGCCGGTGCAGGTGGTGCAAAATAAGACGAGCACCACCGCCGGCACCACGTACAAACTCTCCAAGGGCACGGCCGTGCGCCTGGGCAAGGGCGGCAACGACTTCCGCTTCGAAACCCTCAACGGCGACGTGACCATCAAACGCCGACCCGAATGA
- a CDS encoding HEAT repeat domain-containing protein: protein MKTDGMDMHCEQAQPELPEYISHQLPAAEQARVAAHLAHCPDCQEELRALRRVWQTLGAVPEPEPSENLRPAFYSMLAAYKEEVEAQPRFSLGGFWSKLRALLVPGPALRLAYGLGLLVVGLAAGYWLGRGPKTAPATTDQQQLAALTTQVEQMRQVMLLSLIENPSATERLRAVSYTKELSGANDKVVEALLSTLNHDENVNVRLATLEALAQLAHEPNVRLGLVQALRHQDSPLVQSALADVMVQLQEKRSVQPLRRLLRQPGLNQAVKSKIEASLKTLSNGRPAAPSTPEPYHETYYSPQPDNAAGTAV, encoded by the coding sequence TTGAAAACTGACGGGATGGACATGCATTGCGAACAGGCTCAACCAGAGCTGCCAGAGTATATAAGTCACCAGCTGCCCGCGGCGGAGCAGGCCCGCGTGGCCGCCCACCTGGCCCATTGCCCCGACTGCCAGGAAGAGCTGCGGGCCCTGCGCCGGGTGTGGCAGACGCTGGGGGCCGTGCCGGAGCCGGAACCGAGCGAAAACCTGCGGCCGGCTTTCTACTCGATGCTGGCGGCCTATAAGGAGGAAGTGGAGGCCCAGCCCCGCTTCAGCCTGGGCGGCTTCTGGTCGAAACTGCGGGCCCTGCTGGTGCCGGGCCCGGCCCTGCGCCTGGCCTACGGCCTGGGCCTGCTCGTGGTGGGGCTGGCCGCCGGCTACTGGCTGGGCCGCGGCCCCAAAACCGCGCCGGCCACCACCGACCAGCAGCAGCTGGCCGCCCTGACCACCCAGGTGGAGCAGATGCGCCAGGTGATGCTGCTTTCCCTGATTGAAAACCCCTCGGCCACCGAGCGGCTGCGGGCCGTGAGCTACACCAAGGAGCTGAGCGGGGCCAACGACAAGGTGGTGGAAGCCCTGCTGAGCACGCTCAACCACGACGAAAACGTGAATGTGCGCCTGGCCACCCTCGAAGCCCTGGCCCAGCTGGCCCACGAGCCCAACGTGCGCCTGGGCCTGGTGCAGGCCCTGCGGCACCAGGATTCGCCCCTGGTGCAGTCGGCCCTGGCCGACGTGATGGTGCAGCTCCAGGAAAAACGCTCGGTTCAGCCCCTGCGCCGCCTGCTGCGGCAGCCGGGCCTGAACCAGGCAGTGAAAAGCAAAATCGAGGCAAGCCTCAAAACCCTCTCCAACGGCCGGCCCGCCGCGCCTTCAACCCCCGAACCCTACCATGAAACCTACTATTCTCCCCAGCCTGATAACGCTGCTGGTACTGCTGTCTAG
- a CDS encoding RNA polymerase sigma factor translates to MLRVKAGDVDRMGLLFERHHRKLFSFLYHMLGRADTSEDLVQNVFYRMLKYRHTYTGEGEFRTWMYHLARNVLADHVKKNRHASHHADVQDFAEKIGGGPRADDALQREQEVATLHRALGRLSAENREVLILSRFQELKYEEIARVLNTTEGAVKVRVHRAMNELKTIYLRIEN, encoded by the coding sequence ATGCTCCGGGTGAAGGCCGGCGACGTGGACCGAATGGGCCTGCTCTTCGAACGCCACCACCGCAAGCTGTTCTCCTTTCTGTACCACATGCTGGGCCGCGCGGATACCAGCGAGGATCTGGTGCAGAACGTGTTTTACCGCATGCTCAAGTACCGCCACACCTACACCGGCGAGGGCGAGTTTCGGACCTGGATGTACCATTTGGCCCGCAACGTGCTGGCCGACCACGTCAAGAAGAACCGCCACGCCAGCCACCACGCCGACGTGCAGGACTTCGCCGAGAAAATAGGCGGTGGGCCCCGGGCCGACGACGCGCTGCAGCGCGAGCAGGAAGTAGCCACCCTGCACCGGGCCCTGGGGCGGCTGAGCGCCGAAAACCGCGAAGTGCTGATCCTGAGCCGGTTTCAGGAGCTCAAATACGAGGAAATAGCCCGGGTATTGAATACGACCGAAGGCGCGGTGAAAGTGCGGGTGCACCGGGCCATGAACGAGCTGAAAACAATTTACCTGCGCATTGAAAACTGA